In a genomic window of Bordetella petrii:
- a CDS encoding lytic transglycosylase domain-containing protein, with amino-acid sequence MRQWLESGRYQKSAQAEPRRRRWLPMLALFTAACTSVDAQQPQQVALAAPAENARPVISVPPVKLAGLPPMPQTPALQAVVAAREANERKQWSVLGMLAPQARGDLLGNYPQYWLLRYQLANPPGNVLPKAEAARFLQDYAGTYLAERLRGSWILAAARSGDFETVRELGDLPGASPQIQCAMLEARHMTGQRATARQALEVFSPGKYCWNLYDQLVADGVLGWNDIQPQLRAAIETNRTGDARQFASYIFEPSDQKAFDALLKSPMKWLTRRDHKLVGRNEKELATVALARLAREDLDVADSYLRRQWANSLPKSDLAWVRSQYALIAALNLDSRADDWYREAGLIELTDYNGAWRVRSALRRPKIDWRWVIAAIERMPKAQQAEEVWVYWKARGLAARGHDAQAREAYASIASEYNFYGQLAAEELGRRITVPPRPAPVTDQEMNEARANAGLQRAVHLFRLGWRSEAVGEWNFALRGMSDRQLLAAAELARAEDIYDRVVNTSERTESIVDFSQRYIAPFEGRVTAQANAISLDPAWVYGLIRQESRFVTDARSHVGASGLMQLMPATAKWVARKIGMADFSPSSVNDFDTNTILGTNYLNIVLTGLDGSQVLASAGYNAGPGRPRNWRATLSHPVEGAIFAETIPFTETRLYVKHVMSNATYYAAMFSGQPQSLKARLGQIEPPSVRTAELP; translated from the coding sequence ATGCGTCAGTGGCTTGAATCGGGACGTTATCAGAAATCGGCGCAGGCCGAGCCACGCAGGCGCCGCTGGCTGCCCATGCTGGCGTTGTTTACGGCGGCTTGCACGTCGGTGGATGCCCAGCAGCCGCAGCAGGTAGCGCTGGCGGCGCCGGCCGAAAACGCGCGGCCCGTGATTTCGGTACCGCCGGTCAAGCTGGCCGGCTTGCCGCCCATGCCGCAGACGCCCGCCTTGCAGGCAGTGGTGGCGGCGCGCGAGGCCAATGAGCGCAAGCAGTGGTCGGTGCTGGGCATGCTGGCGCCGCAGGCGCGCGGCGACCTGTTGGGTAATTATCCGCAGTATTGGCTCTTGCGCTACCAGTTGGCGAATCCGCCAGGCAACGTGTTGCCCAAAGCCGAGGCGGCGCGTTTTCTGCAAGATTACGCCGGCACCTATCTGGCCGAACGCCTGCGTGGCAGCTGGATTCTCGCCGCCGCGCGCAGCGGCGACTTCGAAACCGTGCGCGAACTCGGCGACCTGCCCGGCGCCAGCCCGCAAATCCAGTGCGCCATGCTCGAAGCGCGCCACATGACCGGCCAGCGGGCCACCGCCCGGCAGGCGCTGGAGGTCTTTTCGCCCGGTAAATATTGCTGGAATCTGTACGACCAACTGGTGGCCGACGGCGTCCTGGGCTGGAACGACATCCAGCCGCAGCTGCGCGCCGCCATCGAAACCAACCGCACGGGCGACGCGCGCCAGTTTGCCAGTTACATCTTCGAGCCGAGCGACCAGAAAGCCTTCGACGCTCTGCTGAAAAGCCCCATGAAGTGGCTGACGCGGCGCGACCACAAGCTGGTGGGCCGCAACGAAAAAGAGCTGGCTACCGTGGCGTTGGCCCGGCTGGCCCGTGAAGATCTCGATGTTGCCGATTCATACCTGCGCCGCCAGTGGGCCAACAGCCTGCCCAAGTCGGACCTGGCCTGGGTGCGCAGCCAGTACGCGCTCATCGCCGCCCTGAACCTCGACAGCCGGGCCGACGACTGGTACCGCGAGGCCGGCCTGATCGAGCTTACCGACTACAACGGGGCCTGGCGCGTGCGTTCCGCCCTGCGTCGGCCCAAGATCGACTGGCGCTGGGTCATCGCCGCCATCGAGCGCATGCCCAAGGCCCAGCAGGCCGAAGAAGTGTGGGTCTACTGGAAGGCGCGCGGCCTTGCCGCGCGCGGACACGACGCGCAGGCGCGCGAGGCCTATGCCAGCATCGCCAGCGAATACAACTTCTATGGGCAGTTGGCGGCCGAAGAGCTGGGCCGCCGGATCACCGTGCCGCCGCGCCCCGCCCCGGTGACCGACCAGGAAATGAACGAAGCCCGCGCCAACGCCGGCCTGCAGCGCGCCGTGCATTTGTTCCGGCTGGGCTGGCGTTCCGAGGCTGTGGGCGAATGGAATTTCGCGCTGCGCGGCATGTCCGACCGCCAATTGCTGGCAGCCGCAGAACTGGCGCGCGCCGAAGACATCTACGATCGTGTCGTCAACACCTCGGAGCGCACCGAAAGCATCGTGGATTTTTCGCAGCGCTACATTGCCCCCTTCGAGGGCCGCGTCACCGCCCAGGCCAATGCGATCTCGCTCGACCCCGCGTGGGTGTACGGCCTGATCCGCCAGGAGTCGCGCTTCGTGACCGACGCGCGCTCGCACGTGGGCGCCTCGGGCCTGATGCAGCTGATGCCGGCCACCGCCAAGTGGGTGGCGCGCAAGATCGGCATGGCCGATTTTTCGCCATCCAGCGTCAACGATTTCGACACCAACACCATCCTGGGCACCAATTACCTGAACATCGTGCTTACCGGCCTGGACGGCTCGCAGGTGCTGGCCAGCGCCGGCTACAACGCCGGGCCGGGGCGGCCGCGCAACTGGCGCGCGACCCTGTCGCATCCGGTCGAAGGCGCGATTTTCGCCGAGACCATCCCGTTCACTGAAACCCGCCTGTACGTCAAGCACGTGATGTCCAACGCCACCTACTATGCCGCCATGTTCTCTGGGCAGCCGCAGTCGCTGAAGGCGCGGCTTGGGCAGATTGAGCCGCCGTCGGTGCGCACCGCAGAGCTGCCGTGA
- a CDS encoding 5-formyltetrahydrofolate cyclo-ligase, which yields MNIPNSAQNNAVALRARLRQARAALPEAQRSRGGLLMRGRLYTWLNAAREQAAKRGHRAPASVAAFWPLEHEPDLRPLLEQWAQAGIAVALPAIREAAAPLEFRAWAPGDALSPGPYNVQEPMADRPALRPDVILVPTLGYTLQADRLGYGGGYYDRTLAALRQSGHDFTAIGISWNEGLIDTEYQPAEHDVQLDAVLTPDGWVPQPPLLGPGAPSGSTIGSYILR from the coding sequence ATGAACATTCCAAATTCCGCACAGAATAACGCAGTCGCGCTACGCGCGCGATTGCGACAAGCCCGCGCTGCACTGCCCGAGGCGCAGCGCAGCCGTGGCGGCCTGCTTATGCGCGGCCGCTTGTACACTTGGCTGAACGCCGCGCGCGAGCAGGCCGCCAAGCGCGGCCACCGCGCCCCGGCCTCGGTGGCGGCCTTCTGGCCGCTGGAGCACGAGCCCGATTTGCGCCCCCTGCTCGAACAATGGGCGCAGGCCGGCATTGCCGTGGCCCTGCCCGCCATCCGCGAAGCCGCCGCGCCGCTCGAATTCCGCGCCTGGGCGCCCGGCGATGCGCTGAGTCCCGGCCCTTATAACGTGCAGGAGCCCATGGCTGACCGCCCCGCGCTGCGCCCCGACGTCATCCTGGTGCCCACGCTGGGCTATACCCTGCAGGCGGACCGCCTGGGCTATGGCGGCGGCTATTACGACCGCACGCTGGCCGCCCTGCGCCAGTCGGGCCACGATTTCACCGCCATCGGCATCTCCTGGAACGAAGGCCTGATCGACACCGAGTACCAGCCGGCCGAGCATGACGTGCAGCTCGACGCGGTGCTCACGCCCGACGGCTGGGTGCCCCAGCCGCCCCTGCTCGGACCCGGCGCGCCATCGGGCAGCACGATCGGATCGTACATATTGCGCTGA
- a CDS encoding DEAD/DEAH box helicase, with translation MSFETLGLAPTLLSALQAAGFSAPTPVQAAAIPQALAGHDLMVSSQTGSGKTAAFMLPALNRIAGQPGNKGVGVQVLVLTPTRELALQVTEATGSYGRNLPGLRTATVVGGMPYGAQLKALSRRVDVLVATPGRLIDHLKAGRVKLNTVHTLVLDEADRMLDMGFIEDIETIIERLPQERQTLLFSATLDGTVAKLAARMMREPQRIEMAGQKEKHTNITQSLLYADDASHKMQLLDHVLRDAKLDQAIVFTATKRGADDLADRLADQGFAAAALHGDMNQRQRTRTLTQLQRGQLRILVATDVAARGIDVQGISHAVNFDLPMQAEDYVHRIGRTGRAGRDGQAYTLATHAERHKVRRIEHYIGQSITPETIAGLEPKRTPRPFTGGPGRGGKPFGKRPGGFGGDRPQFREGRGFRADAQREGGGWRGYESKPRDGAPRGEFQPREGGFRSEFKPRENSWRGRDERPARPAGEHDFRPARAFGDRPQHGDWRAERDARPTAGYEPRPQRDGGRRGEFQPRGEFKPRGEFQQRGEFQPRAARADGDFRGAERRPGGFRPTSKPFAQRAGGPAKHYGKPGGSRRG, from the coding sequence ATGTCTTTCGAAACCCTGGGTCTCGCGCCCACCCTGCTGTCGGCCCTTCAAGCAGCCGGTTTTTCCGCCCCTACCCCGGTCCAGGCCGCCGCCATTCCGCAGGCCCTGGCCGGCCATGACCTGATGGTGTCGTCGCAAACGGGCAGCGGCAAGACCGCCGCCTTCATGCTGCCGGCGCTCAACCGCATTGCCGGCCAGCCTGGCAACAAGGGCGTGGGCGTGCAGGTGCTGGTGCTGACCCCCACCCGTGAGCTGGCCCTGCAGGTCACGGAAGCCACGGGATCGTACGGCCGCAACCTGCCGGGCCTGCGCACCGCCACCGTGGTGGGCGGCATGCCCTACGGCGCGCAATTGAAGGCGCTGTCGCGCCGCGTCGACGTGCTGGTGGCCACCCCCGGCCGCCTGATCGACCACCTGAAGGCCGGTCGCGTCAAACTGAACACCGTGCACACCCTGGTGCTTGACGAAGCCGACCGCATGCTGGACATGGGCTTCATCGAAGACATCGAAACCATCATCGAGCGCCTGCCCCAAGAGCGCCAGACGCTGCTGTTCTCGGCCACGCTGGACGGCACCGTGGCCAAGCTGGCCGCGCGCATGATGCGTGAACCGCAACGCATCGAAATGGCGGGCCAGAAAGAAAAGCACACCAACATCACGCAAAGCCTGCTGTACGCCGACGACGCCAGCCACAAGATGCAACTGCTGGATCACGTCCTGCGCGACGCCAAGCTGGACCAGGCCATCGTGTTCACCGCCACCAAGCGCGGCGCCGACGATCTGGCCGACCGCCTGGCCGACCAGGGTTTCGCGGCCGCCGCCCTGCATGGCGACATGAACCAGCGCCAGCGCACCCGCACGCTGACCCAGCTGCAGCGCGGCCAGCTGCGCATCCTGGTGGCCACCGACGTGGCGGCGCGCGGCATCGACGTGCAAGGCATCAGCCACGCGGTCAACTTCGACCTGCCCATGCAAGCCGAAGACTACGTGCACCGTATCGGCCGCACGGGCCGCGCCGGCCGCGACGGCCAGGCCTACACGCTGGCCACGCACGCCGAGCGCCACAAGGTGCGCCGCATTGAACACTACATCGGCCAGTCCATCACGCCCGAAACCATTGCCGGCCTGGAGCCCAAGCGCACGCCGCGCCCGTTCACGGGGGGCCCCGGCCGCGGCGGCAAGCCGTTCGGCAAGCGTCCCGGCGGCTTCGGCGGCGATCGGCCGCAGTTCCGCGAAGGGCGCGGCTTCCGGGCCGATGCACAGCGCGAAGGCGGCGGCTGGCGCGGCTACGAATCCAAGCCGCGCGACGGCGCTCCCCGCGGCGAATTCCAGCCGCGCGAGGGCGGTTTCCGCAGCGAATTCAAGCCGCGTGAAAACAGCTGGCGCGGCCGCGACGAACGGCCGGCCCGTCCGGCTGGCGAGCACGATTTCCGCCCGGCCCGCGCCTTTGGCGACCGTCCCCAGCACGGCGACTGGCGCGCCGAGCGTGATGCGCGCCCCACGGCCGGCTACGAGCCGCGCCCGCAGCGCGACGGCGGCCGGCGTGGCGAATTCCAACCGCGCGGCGAGTTCAAGCCGCGTGGCGAGTTCCAGCAACGTGGTGAATTCCAGCCCCGCGCCGCGCGCGCCGACGGTGACTTCCGCGGCGCCGAGCGCCGGCCCGGCGGTTTCCGGCCGACGTCCAAGCCGTTCGCGCAGCGCGCCGGCGGCCCGGCCAAGCACTACGGCAAGCCCGGCGGCTCGCGCCGCGGCTGA
- a CDS encoding HIT family protein, which translates to MSARDPDCPLCREDGGALLWRGAHLRVVEVADADYPGFTRVIWNGHLPEMTSLSTHGRDLLMRAVYTVEQVQRDVLAPDKINLASLGNMVPHLHWHVIPRFRGDRHFPDAIWATPREAAGTEPPDWQARNERLQQLLPRYRNRLVEAMNALLWH; encoded by the coding sequence GTGAGCGCGCGCGACCCCGATTGCCCGCTGTGCCGCGAAGACGGCGGCGCCCTGCTGTGGCGCGGCGCGCACCTGCGCGTCGTCGAAGTGGCCGATGCAGACTACCCTGGCTTCACCCGCGTCATCTGGAATGGCCACCTGCCGGAAATGACCAGCCTGTCCACGCACGGGCGCGATCTGCTGATGCGCGCCGTGTACACCGTGGAGCAGGTGCAGCGCGACGTTCTGGCGCCCGACAAAATCAACCTGGCCTCGCTGGGCAACATGGTGCCGCACCTGCACTGGCACGTCATCCCGCGCTTTCGGGGCGATCGGCATTTTCCCGACGCCATCTGGGCGACTCCGCGCGAGGCCGCCGGCACAGAGCCGCCCGACTGGCAGGCACGCAATGAACGCCTGCAACAACTGCTGCCGCGCTATCGCAACCGGCTGGTCGAAGCCATGAACGCGCTGCTGTGGCATTGA
- a CDS encoding amino acid ABC transporter substrate-binding protein, with protein sequence MKIARSLIGATLLLGAMAGAQAATLDVVQKRGELRCGTTTGFAGFSAPDAQGVWRGLDVDLCRAVAAAVFGDANKIKIVPLNSQQRFTALQSGEIDVLTRNTTVTQQRDTALGIIHAGINFYDGQGFLVPKSLGVQSATELNGATICLQTGTSNENTLADWARAHNVSYKPVVIETFNEVVNAFASGRCDVFSTDASGLASIRISKLQNPDDYLVLPEIISKEPLGPFVRQGDDAWLNVVHWSLSAMIEAEEYGITSANVDQQLQSANPNIRRMLGVTPGAGANMGLDEKWAYNIIKQVGNYGESFERNVGAGSPLKIKRGLNAQWTQGGLMYALPIR encoded by the coding sequence ATGAAGATTGCAAGAAGCTTGATCGGCGCCACCCTGCTGCTGGGCGCCATGGCCGGCGCGCAGGCCGCCACGCTGGACGTCGTGCAAAAGCGCGGCGAGCTGCGCTGCGGCACCACCACGGGTTTTGCCGGGTTCTCGGCGCCCGACGCGCAGGGCGTGTGGCGCGGCCTGGACGTGGATCTTTGCCGCGCCGTGGCGGCCGCCGTGTTCGGCGACGCCAACAAGATCAAGATCGTGCCGCTCAATTCGCAGCAACGCTTCACCGCGCTGCAGTCAGGCGAAATCGACGTGCTGACGCGCAACACCACGGTCACGCAGCAGCGCGACACGGCGCTGGGCATCATCCACGCCGGCATCAACTTCTATGACGGCCAGGGGTTCCTGGTGCCCAAGTCGCTGGGCGTGCAAAGCGCCACGGAACTCAACGGCGCCACCATCTGCCTGCAGACCGGCACATCCAACGAAAACACGCTGGCCGACTGGGCGCGCGCGCACAATGTCAGCTACAAGCCCGTGGTGATCGAGACCTTCAACGAAGTGGTCAACGCCTTTGCCTCGGGCCGCTGCGACGTGTTCAGCACCGACGCCTCGGGCCTGGCGTCGATTCGCATCTCGAAGCTGCAGAACCCGGACGACTACCTGGTGCTGCCCGAGATCATCTCGAAAGAACCGCTGGGGCCTTTCGTGCGGCAAGGCGACGACGCCTGGCTGAATGTCGTGCACTGGTCACTGTCGGCCATGATCGAAGCCGAGGAATACGGCATTACGTCGGCCAATGTCGACCAGCAGCTGCAAAGCGCCAATCCCAACATCCGTCGCATGCTGGGCGTTACGCCGGGCGCGGGCGCCAACATGGGTCTGGACGAAAAATGGGCCTACAACATCATCAAGCAGGTGGGCAATTACGGCGAGAGTTTCGAGCGCAACGTCGGCGCCGGCAGCCCGCTGAAAATCAAGCGCGGGCTGAACGCACAATGGACCCAGGGCGGCCTGATGTACGCCTTGCCGATCCGCTGA
- a CDS encoding class I SAM-dependent methyltransferase → MQRPAASLPSLDPDSARHSARMAAHLRQAIAERDGWLPFDQWMAQALYAPGLGYYAAGNVKLASAEAARTPDGLPVAPGDFVTAPELTPLFGHTVARQAADILAATGTDTVLEFGAGTGALADSVLAALDAQGISAQYRIIEVSADLRARQQARLAGYGARVQWLDALPERFAGCVLANEVLDAMPVSLFRWNDDGVLLERGVALDAAGQFIWQDRAAGEPLARAVAARMPPLPGYVSEINLQAEAWMQAMGGWLERGAALLFDYGFPRGEYYHPQRAGGTLMCHLRHHAHADPLAAPGVQDITAHVDFTAMADAAQGAGLQVLGYTSQARFLMNAGLAELLARHDPADARNYAQVVAPVQKLLSEAEMGELFKVLAVGRDMPAPLRGFTRGNRLPSL, encoded by the coding sequence ATGCAACGCCCCGCCGCCTCGCTTCCCTCCCTCGACCCCGATAGCGCGCGCCACAGCGCGCGCATGGCCGCGCACCTGCGCCAGGCCATCGCCGAGCGCGATGGCTGGCTGCCATTCGACCAATGGATGGCCCAGGCCCTGTATGCCCCCGGCCTGGGCTATTACGCCGCCGGCAACGTCAAGCTGGCCAGCGCCGAAGCCGCGCGTACGCCCGACGGCCTGCCCGTCGCGCCGGGCGACTTTGTTACTGCTCCCGAACTGACTCCGCTGTTCGGCCACACCGTGGCGCGGCAGGCGGCCGACATCCTGGCCGCCACCGGCACCGACACCGTGCTGGAGTTCGGCGCCGGCACCGGCGCGTTGGCCGACAGCGTGCTGGCGGCCCTGGACGCGCAAGGCATCAGCGCGCAATACCGCATCATCGAAGTGTCGGCCGACCTGCGGGCGCGCCAGCAGGCGCGCCTGGCCGGATATGGCGCCCGCGTGCAGTGGCTGGATGCCTTGCCCGAGCGCTTCGCGGGCTGCGTACTGGCCAACGAAGTGCTCGACGCAATGCCGGTGTCGTTGTTCCGCTGGAACGACGACGGCGTGCTGCTTGAGCGCGGCGTGGCGCTGGATGCCGCGGGCCAATTCATCTGGCAAGACCGCGCGGCCGGCGAGCCGCTGGCCCGCGCGGTGGCCGCGCGCATGCCGCCCCTGCCCGGCTACGTGTCCGAAATCAATTTGCAGGCCGAAGCCTGGATGCAGGCCATGGGCGGCTGGCTGGAACGCGGCGCCGCGCTGCTGTTCGACTACGGGTTCCCTCGCGGCGAGTACTACCATCCGCAGCGCGCGGGCGGCACGCTGATGTGCCACCTGCGCCATCACGCCCACGCCGATCCGCTGGCCGCGCCGGGCGTGCAAGACATTACCGCCCACGTCGATTTCACCGCCATGGCCGACGCCGCGCAGGGTGCGGGGCTGCAAGTGCTGGGCTACACATCGCAGGCGCGGTTCCTGATGAACGCCGGGCTGGCCGAACTGCTGGCCCGCCATGACCCCGCCGACGCGCGCAACTACGCGCAGGTGGTGGCTCCAGTGCAAAAGCTGCTCAGCGAGGCCGAAATGGGGGAATTATTCAAGGTGCTGGCCGTGGGGCGCGACATGCCCGCGCCGCTGCGCGGCTTCACGCGCGGAAACCGGCTGCCGTCGCTGTAG
- a CDS encoding uracil-DNA glycosylase — translation MPHDNRLQTNTLAAQAAELPPAWQAALQAPAVARALAGVIAHIEQRLAEGAVVYPATPFRALQGLSPADVRVVILGQDPYHGPGQAQGLAFSVPDDCKRPPSLRNIFSQIAQEFTGAPLPRGNDLTRWTRQGVLLLNTSLTVEDGQPASHARRGWETVTDALISLVARDSTPKAFLLWGAHAQAKQVLLPDHSGHLVLKANHPSPLSARRPPAPFLGCGHFARVNAWLAEQGKTPIDWITEENEGDVRQGEFGL, via the coding sequence ATGCCACACGACAACCGCCTGCAGACAAACACCCTGGCCGCACAGGCCGCCGAGTTGCCGCCCGCCTGGCAGGCGGCGCTGCAAGCGCCGGCCGTGGCCCGGGCGCTGGCCGGCGTCATCGCTCATATAGAGCAGCGGCTCGCCGAGGGTGCCGTGGTATACCCGGCCACCCCGTTCCGGGCGCTGCAGGGGCTGTCGCCCGCCGACGTGCGCGTGGTGATCCTGGGCCAGGACCCCTATCATGGCCCAGGCCAGGCCCAGGGCTTGGCCTTTTCGGTACCCGACGACTGCAAGCGGCCGCCCAGCCTGCGCAACATCTTCAGCCAGATCGCCCAGGAATTCACCGGCGCGCCGCTGCCGCGCGGCAACGACCTGACGCGCTGGACGCGCCAGGGGGTGCTGCTGCTGAATACCTCGCTCACCGTGGAAGACGGCCAGCCCGCGTCGCACGCCAGGCGCGGCTGGGAAACCGTGACAGACGCGTTGATCAGCCTGGTGGCCCGCGACTCCACCCCCAAGGCCTTTTTGCTGTGGGGCGCGCATGCGCAAGCCAAACAAGTGTTGCTGCCCGACCACAGTGGCCACCTGGTGCTGAAGGCCAACCATCCCTCGCCGCTGTCCGCGCGGCGCCCGCCGGCGCCCTTCCTGGGCTGCGGCCACTTCGCCCGGGTCAATGCCTGGCTGGCCGAACAAGGCAAAACCCCTATTGACTGGATCACCGAAGAAAACGAAGGGGATGTACGTCAAGGGGAATTCGGGTTATGA
- a CDS encoding NnrS family protein, producing MVQIPISPSSLHRPTEPRQQPPSGWALFALGFRPFYLGGAVFAALAVAIWAGQLAGVLPPPAGSLGLALVWHAHEMVFGFAAVIVVGFLFTAGRAWTGVDTPAGGALAAFTALWVAGRLAMWAASPPLAALLDGLFLPLAALAFTRVLARAGNRRNYPIALALWVYGAINLAYHFFAWQGDAALALRACVAGLALPVLFVTVIGARVLPMFTTNAVPGFRLKSNPRLGKPIVAATIAALLAWVLEAPAWLTAPLAALAGVLLGVRVAGWRGYAVGNRPILWILHLAYAWLPAGFLLLAAGALGWVMPGVAEHAFAVGVVGTAIIAMITRTALGHTGRRLVAGRAEVVAYWLIVAAALLRVAGPLAWPAGYLHWVYGAALCWVIGFALYALTYAPRLARPRVDGKPG from the coding sequence ATGGTTCAAATCCCCATTTCTCCGTCTTCCCTGCACCGGCCCACCGAACCGCGACAGCAGCCGCCCTCGGGCTGGGCGCTGTTCGCGCTGGGGTTCCGTCCGTTTTACCTGGGCGGCGCGGTGTTTGCCGCCCTGGCGGTGGCCATCTGGGCCGGACAACTGGCCGGGGTGCTGCCGCCGCCGGCGGGCTCCCTGGGCCTGGCGCTGGTGTGGCATGCCCACGAAATGGTGTTCGGCTTCGCAGCCGTGATCGTGGTGGGTTTCCTGTTTACGGCCGGGCGCGCCTGGACCGGCGTGGACACGCCCGCGGGCGGGGCGCTGGCGGCCTTTACCGCCTTGTGGGTAGCGGGCCGGCTGGCCATGTGGGCGGCTTCGCCGCCGCTGGCGGCCTTGCTCGACGGCCTGTTCCTGCCCTTGGCGGCGCTGGCGTTCACGCGCGTGCTGGCGCGCGCGGGCAATCGCCGCAACTATCCCATTGCGCTGGCCCTGTGGGTATATGGGGCCATCAACCTGGCGTATCACTTCTTCGCGTGGCAGGGCGACGCGGCGCTGGCGCTGCGCGCCTGTGTGGCCGGGCTGGCGCTGCCGGTGCTGTTCGTCACGGTGATCGGCGCGCGCGTGCTGCCCATGTTCACCACCAACGCCGTGCCCGGCTTTCGCCTGAAATCGAACCCCCGCCTTGGCAAGCCCATCGTGGCGGCCACCATCGCCGCGCTGCTGGCCTGGGTGCTGGAGGCGCCGGCCTGGCTGACGGCTCCGTTGGCGGCGCTGGCCGGCGTGCTGCTTGGCGTGCGGGTGGCGGGCTGGCGCGGCTACGCCGTGGGCAACCGGCCCATTTTGTGGATTCTGCATCTGGCCTATGCCTGGTTGCCGGCGGGTTTCCTGCTGCTGGCGGCCGGCGCGCTGGGCTGGGTAATGCCCGGAGTCGCCGAGCATGCTTTCGCCGTGGGTGTCGTGGGCACGGCCATCATCGCCATGATCACGCGTACCGCGCTGGGCCACACTGGCCGGCGGCTGGTGGCCGGGCGCGCCGAAGTCGTCGCTTACTGGCTGATCGTGGCGGCTGCCTTGCTGCGCGTGGCCGGGCCGTTGGCGTGGCCGGCCGGCTACCTGCACTGGGTGTATGGCGCGGCGCTGTGCTGGGTCATCGGCTTCGCGCTGTACGCGCTGACCTACGCGCCGCGGCTGGCGCGTCCGCGGGTCGACGGCAAGCCAGGCTGA
- a CDS encoding CCA tRNA nucleotidyltransferase yields MSAPEPTTAHDPDCDGLQVYIVGGAVRDALLGQPAGDRDWVVVGATPEDMARRGFIPVGGDFPVFLHPRTKEEYALARTERKSGRGYKGFTFYTGADVTLEQDLLRRDLTVNAIARTPQGQLLDPLNGAADVRARVLRHVGEAFAEDPVRILRLGRFAARFGDFTVAPDTLALCRRMVENGEVDALVPERVWKELSRGLMAATPSRMLDVLAQSGALARVMPQLQDIDIVSADLDRAAAAGLPLPGRYALLCRLAPERDALSRRLRVPTECADQARLLPRVVDQAGAADPPAQLALMESCDALRKPDRYAALLQAAAVVVAVDQPAWQRRVDAVRGVDAGAIARQCAGDPARIKPALQQARLDALAAL; encoded by the coding sequence GTGAGCGCGCCCGAGCCGACCACGGCCCACGATCCCGACTGCGACGGCCTGCAGGTGTATATCGTGGGCGGCGCGGTGCGCGACGCGCTGCTAGGGCAGCCCGCGGGCGACCGCGACTGGGTCGTGGTGGGCGCCACGCCCGAAGACATGGCGCGCCGCGGCTTCATTCCCGTGGGGGGCGATTTCCCGGTGTTCCTGCATCCGCGCACCAAAGAGGAATACGCCCTGGCGCGCACCGAGCGCAAGTCGGGCCGGGGCTACAAGGGCTTTACGTTCTATACCGGCGCCGACGTCACGCTGGAACAAGACCTGCTGCGGCGCGACCTTACCGTGAATGCCATTGCGCGCACGCCGCAAGGGCAGTTGCTGGACCCGCTGAACGGCGCGGCCGACGTTCGCGCCCGCGTGTTGCGGCATGTGGGCGAGGCATTTGCCGAGGACCCGGTGCGCATCCTGCGGTTGGGCCGCTTCGCGGCGCGTTTCGGTGACTTCACCGTGGCCCCGGACACCCTCGCCCTGTGCCGTCGCATGGTCGAGAACGGCGAAGTCGATGCGCTGGTGCCCGAGCGGGTCTGGAAAGAACTGTCGCGCGGGCTGATGGCGGCCACGCCCTCGCGCATGCTCGACGTGCTGGCGCAATCGGGGGCCTTGGCGCGAGTCATGCCGCAACTGCAAGACATCGACATCGTCAGCGCCGACCTGGACCGCGCGGCCGCCGCCGGGTTGCCGTTGCCGGGCCGCTATGCCTTGTTGTGCCGGCTTGCTCCGGAACGCGATGCCCTGAGCCGCCGCCTGCGCGTGCCGACGGAATGCGCCGACCAGGCGCGCCTGTTGCCGCGCGTGGTGGATCAGGCGGGCGCCGCCGACCCGCCAGCCCAGCTGGCGTTGATGGAATCTTGCGACGCCCTGCGCAAGCCGGATCGCTACGCCGCGCTGCTGCAGGCGGCGGCGGTGGTGGTTGCAGTCGACCAGCCTGCCTGGCAGCGCCGCGTGGATGCGGTGCGCGGCGTAGACGCGGGCGCCATCGCCCGCCAGTGCGCCGGCGACCCCGCCCGCATCAAGCCAGCGCTGCAGCAGGCCCGCCTGGACGCGCTGGCGGCGTTGTAG
- a CDS encoding GNAT family N-acetyltransferase, producing MKTAAKSPADIRPVTAANFDAWLPLWKGYQTFYNVDISDAVTRTTWERFLDPAEPMHAALAYDNGRAVGMVHWVLHRSCWTAGDYCYLQDLFVAPDVRGGGHGRALIEHVYAQARAVNAARVYWLTHETNHTAMQLYDRIADRSGFIQYRKTL from the coding sequence ATGAAAACCGCAGCGAAATCCCCCGCCGACATACGCCCCGTCACCGCCGCCAACTTCGACGCCTGGCTGCCTTTGTGGAAGGGCTACCAGACCTTTTATAACGTCGACATCTCCGACGCCGTCACCCGCACCACCTGGGAACGCTTCCTGGATCCGGCCGAGCCCATGCACGCCGCGCTGGCCTACGACAACGGCCGCGCGGTGGGCATGGTGCACTGGGTGCTGCACCGGTCGTGCTGGACGGCGGGTGACTACTGCTACCTGCAAGACCTGTTCGTGGCGCCCGACGTGCGCGGCGGCGGCCACGGCCGCGCCCTGATCGAACACGTGTACGCCCAGGCACGCGCCGTGAACGCCGCCCGCGTGTACTGGCTGACCCACGAAACCAACCATACCGCCATGCAGCTTTACGACCGTATCGCCGACCGTTCCGGCTTCATCCAGTACCGGAAGACCCTGTGA